CCCGGGCAAACCGTCCCGACCACTTGCAGGGCTTAAGAGCTTGTTTTTTCTTCGTTTTAGTCATGTGTACCCCTTCGAAAACCCTAGGTCCGAAAGGCCGCCCAGTATCGGCAGTATGAGGAAAAAGTCAAGAAACCCGCCAATTTCCTATTGACGCGCTCGGGGGACTTGCGCATACTGGTTTTCAGAACACCAATCCCTCGGCAAAATCAGTAAAGAAATCAGCGTTTTTCAAACCATTAACCGATTAACCGTTAATTTAAGGACCACCCGCAAATCCCCCAAAACCCTATGGCACGACGAATCAAGTTAGAGTCTCCGTCCGAACTCCCGCCGCCCGAAGAAGAAGTCCTCCCGCCGGCGCCCGAACCGCCCCCGCCTCCTCCGACGCGACGAACGATCGAGGGCCGGGGCAATATCATGAACCTCCGCGACCTGAAGGAAATGAAGATCGCGGACCTGTGCGAGCTCGCCAAGGAATACAACGTCGAGGGCGCCGCCGGCATGAAGCGGCAGGACCTGATCTTCGCCCTCTTGAACGCCCAAACGGACAAGAGCGGACAGATCTTCGGCGACGGAATCCTGGAAATCCTGCCGGACGGCTTCGGCTTTCTCCGCGCCCCGGACTACAACTACCTTCCGGGACCCGACGACATCTACGTCTCCCCCTCGCAGATCCGGAAGTTCAACCTCCGGACCGGCGACACGGTCGAGGGCCAGATCCGCCCCCCCAAGGACTCCGAGCGGTACTTCGCCCTCCTGAAGGTCGAATCCATCAACTTCGAGGATCCCGAGGCGGCGCGCGACAAGATCCTGTTCGACAACCTGACGCCCCTGTATCCCAACGAAAAGCTGAATTTGGAGCACGATCCGAAGAACTACACGACGCGCATCATCGACCTGCTCACGCCGATCGGCAAAGGCCAGCGCGCCCTGATCGTCGCCCCGCCGCGCACCGGCAAGACGATGATGATGCAGAATATCGCCAACGCCATCACGGCGAACAATCCGGCGGTGGTGCTGATCGTTCTCCTGATCGACGAGCGTCCGGAAGAAGTCACGGACATGCAGCGCTCGGTCAAGGGCGAGGTCGTCTCGTCCACCTTCGACGAGCCGGCGACCCGCCACGTGCAGGTGGCCGAAATGGTCATCGAAAAGGCCAAGCGTTTGGTGGAGCACAAGAAGGACGTCGTCATTCTGTTGGATTCGATCACTCGCTTGGCGCGGGCCTACAACTCGGTCGTCCCCCCCTCCGGAAAGATCCTCTCCGGCGGCGTGGACGCCAACGCCCTGCACAAGCCCAAGCGCTTCTTTGGAGCGGCCCGGAACATCGAGGAAGGCGGGAGCCTGACGATCATCGCGACCGCCTTGATCGACACCGGCAGCCGCATGGACGAGGTCATCTTCGAAGAGTTCAAGGGCACCGGCAACGCCGAGATCCACCTGGACCGCAAGCTCATGGAGAAGCGCATCTTTCCGTGCATGGACGTCAACAAGTCCGGCACCCGTAAGGAGGAACTCCTCCTCCCCGGCGACATCTTAAACCGCGTCTGGATCCTCCGGAAACTCCTCGCCGCCCTGAACGTCGTCGACACGATGGAATTTCTCGTCGACAAGATGCAGGGGACGAAGACGAACAAGGAATTCTTGGATTCGATGAGTCAGTAGTAGGGGCGAACCTTGTGTTCGCCCCTAGCGGGGAAACACGGCCACTGCGTTCGGCACCGCGGTCAATCCTTCCACCGTCAGCGACCATCCCTCGACCTCCGCGGCGATCTGCGTCGAGTTCCCTCCGTCCAGGTTGAGGGCGTTCGGGCAATCCTTCTTGAGAAAAACCGCCCATTCCGGCAGCGGCATCGGTTTGTCGGCGACCGCGATCACGACCTTGCCGTCCGCCGTGACGCCGACCGCCGAGCGGCGGTCGGGGGCGGCTTCCTTGAATTTTTGGACCATCCCGTCCACCACGAGCCTCGGTCCCACTTGGAGCGCCATCGAGACGCCGTTGGGATTCCATTCACTGCGGTGAAAGATCTTGGCGCCGCCCGCACTCATGGAGAAGACGCCCCAGGCGGCGTTGCGGAGAGGATTGAGCGCCTGACCGTCCCGATAGAGCAGCCCCATGGCCTGGAAGGTTTCGTCGAAAAAGCCGCCGTTGACGGCGAGCACGGCCCGCCCGCGCGAACGATAGTCGGCGGCCGAGAGCGCCTTTTCGGAGAAATCGGAGGCAGTCAGGAGCCCGATCCGGAATTTCGCCGGATCGATCCGAAAGACGTGAGCGGAAAGCTCCGGACGGGATTCGTAGTCGAGTCCCGACGCCAGGGTTTTCCATTCGGCCTGCAAGGGAAGCGGGAGAAAGAGAAGAAAAACGGAAAGAAGCCGTTTCATGGGGGATTTCAATTCTCGGCGCGCGCCGCCTGCAGCTCGACGGGCGCCCCGTCGCGCAAGGCGTCCATGCCTTCCTCAGCGGACACGATGATGGTGTCGCCGTCCGCGAGGCCCTTTTCGATCTCGACCTGGCCGCCGCTGGAGGTCCCGATGTCCACTGCCACGCGTTGGGCCTTCTCGCCTGCTACTTTGTAAACGTATGAGCTCCGTTCCGTCTTGACGATGGCGGCTTCGGGCACGCTGACGATCTTGCGGCGCTGCTGCGTCCGGATCTCGACCGTCCCTTGGAGGTCGGTTTTCAGGGTCAAGTCGGGATTGGCTACTTTAAGCTTCACCTCAACCCCGCCGTTGGAGGAGCCGCCCTCGGTCCCGACGGAGGCAACCTCGGCGGGGAACTCCTGACCGGGGAACGCATTGAACTTGACGACGATCTCGGCCCCGCGCTCCGTGGCGGAGACCTCGTCAACGGGCATCCTAAACGCAAAGGTCAGCGGATCGAGCCTCACAACCTCCAAGATCACCTGGTCTTCCAGCGCGTCGTTGCCCTCCCCCACCTCGATACGACCGATGGTCCCGGTGATGGGACTCACTAACTCGGAAAAATCTCTCAATTTCTCGTAGAGATCGAGCTGGGCCCTGGCACGGTCCATCTGCGCTTGATAAAGATCCCGGCGCGCCTCGCTGGTATTCACGTTCTCGCCGTTCCCCTCGGCGACCGCCGCGGGGATCTCGCCTTCCTCTGTATTTTGGACCGGGTTGGCCGGCGCCTGAGGACGTTCCGGCGAACCGAAAGCCGCGATACCCGCCTCGGCCTCGCGGATCTCCGCCTGTGCGAGGTTGATTTTCAGCGAGAGCGTCTCGTCCCGGAAACTCACGAGCGCGTCCCCCGGCTGCACGCGCGCCCCCTCCTCGACCAGGATCTTTTGGACCTTCACGCGGCCCGGGGCCTTTGCCTGATAACGGTCCGAGGCCTCCGATTTTCCATCTTCCGTGAGCACCAATGGGACGTCCCGCGCCACGGCGACGGCGGTCGTCACACCCATGGGTTTTTGGAGGGCCTTTTTGAAGAGGCTGGCCGAAGGTTTGCCCTCGTCCCCGGGCTTTTTCCCTCCCCCGCAGGAGGCCAGGAGAGAGGCGAGGACGACCAGAAAGAGACGCGCGCGGGTCCGAGTCATAAAGGTTAGATGGTAGTGAGTGAGACGGCAAAAAGCAACCTTGACCTGTGCCGGACCCCTTGCTACTCACGCGAACTCAATGGCCAATTCCGACATGAGCCTCATGGACAAAGTGATTTCGCTCGCCAAACGGCGGGGATTTATCTTTCCGTCCAGCGAGATCTACGGAGGCATCACGGGCTTTTGGGACTACGGGCCCGTCGGCGTCGAGCTCAAGAAAAAGGTCAAGGACTCGTGGTGGTGGGACGTCGTCCAGAAGCGCGACGACGTCGTGGGCGTCGACACCTCCATCATCGCGCACCCGCAAACGTGGGTGGCCTCCGGCCACGTCGCGCACTTTTCCGACCCCATGGTCGATTGCAAAACCTGCAAGGGCCGATTCCGCGCCGACCAGTTGGGCGAGATCGATTGCCCCAAGAAGCCGTCCCTCACCGTGCGCGAATGCGCGCAGGACAAGATAGGCCCCGGCGAACTCACCGACATCCGGCAATTCAACCTGATGTTCAAGACGTTCGTGGGCCCCGTCGAGGAAAGCAGCGCGGTGGCCTATCTCCGGCCGGAAACCTGCCAGTCGATTTTCACGCAATTCAAGACCGTCCAGACCACGAGCCGGCTCAAGGTTCCCTTCGGCATCGCGCAGATGGGGAAGAGCTTCCGGAACGAGATTACGCCCAAGAACTTCATCTTCCGCTCTCGCGAATTCGAGCAGATGGAGATGGAATTCTTCGTCAAGCCCGACGACAGCACCCGCTGGTACGAGTTCTGGGTCGCGGAGCGGCTCAAGTGGTTCGAAAGCCTGGGGATCCGCAAGGAAAACCTCCGCCTGCGCCCCCATGACAAGGATGAGCTGGCGCACTACGCCAAGGGCTGCACGGACATCGAATACAAATTCCCGTGGAACTGGGGCGAGCTGGAAGGCATCGCCGACCGCGGCAACTACGACCTGTCCCAGCACATGAAGACCTCCGGCAAGGATCTCTCCTACTTCGACGACGAGACCAAGGAGAAGTTCGTGCCGGGCGTCGTGGAATGCTCGGTGGGCGTCGACCGGACCTTTCTCATCATGCTCATCGACGCCTACGCCGAGGAAGAAGCCCCGACCGCCGAGCAGGGAGAGACGGACAAGCGCATCGTTCTCCGCATCCATCCCAAGATGGCCCCGTTCACGGCCGCGGTCTTCCCGCTTTCCAAGAAACTGGCGGAGCCGGTCCACAAGTTCGAGCACGACCTGCGCCAGCAATTTGCCACCGACTATGACGAGGTCGGCAGCATCGGAAAACGCTACCGTCGCCACGACGAGGTGGGGACGCCGTTCTGCATCACCTATGATTTTGAGTCTCAAACGGACCAGAAGGTCACGATCCGTCACCGCGACACGATGAAGCAGGAGCGCGTGTCCCTCGACCGCGCCGCGGCTTACATCCGGGAACAGATACTGAGCCGATCATGAAAATCATCTTACAACCGGCTGGTACTAATGGAAAATGACGCAATAATGGGGCCATTAGTATGACCCAATTCGTCTACTTCTTCGGAGCCGGCCAGACGGACGGCAACGGAAAAATGAAGGAGCTGCTCGGCGGCAAGGGTGCGGGGCTGGCCGAAATGACCAGCCTCGGAATCCCCGTGCCCGCCGGCTTCACGATCACGACGGAAGTCTGCACCCACTTCAACCAGCATGCGGGCGAATATCCGGGCGGCCTCGAAGCCGAGGTTCAGAAAAACATCGCCAAGATGGAAGAATCGATGGGCGCCCGTTTCGGTGACGTCCAGAACCCGCTCCTCCTCTCGGTGCGCTCGGGGGCGCGGATCAGCATGCCGGGCATGATGGACACGGTCCTGAACCTGGGTCTCAACGACGAGACGGTCGAGGGGCTCTCGCGCAAGACCGGCAATCCCCGTTTCGCCTACGACAGCTACCGTCGCTTCATCCAAATGTACTCGGACGTCGTCATGGGCATGGAGCACGCT
This sequence is a window from bacterium. Protein-coding genes within it:
- the rho gene encoding transcription termination factor Rho, which encodes MNLRDLKEMKIADLCELAKEYNVEGAAGMKRQDLIFALLNAQTDKSGQIFGDGILEILPDGFGFLRAPDYNYLPGPDDIYVSPSQIRKFNLRTGDTVEGQIRPPKDSERYFALLKVESINFEDPEAARDKILFDNLTPLYPNEKLNLEHDPKNYTTRIIDLLTPIGKGQRALIVAPPRTGKTMMMQNIANAITANNPAVVLIVLLIDERPEEVTDMQRSVKGEVVSSTFDEPATRHVQVAEMVIEKAKRLVEHKKDVVILLDSITRLARAYNSVVPPSGKILSGGVDANALHKPKRFFGAARNIEEGGSLTIIATALIDTGSRMDEVIFEEFKGTGNAEIHLDRKLMEKRIFPCMDVNKSGTRKEELLLPGDILNRVWILRKLLAALNVVDTMEFLVDKMQGTKTNKEFLDSMSQ
- a CDS encoding glycine--tRNA ligase, which produces MSLMDKVISLAKRRGFIFPSSEIYGGITGFWDYGPVGVELKKKVKDSWWWDVVQKRDDVVGVDTSIIAHPQTWVASGHVAHFSDPMVDCKTCKGRFRADQLGEIDCPKKPSLTVRECAQDKIGPGELTDIRQFNLMFKTFVGPVEESSAVAYLRPETCQSIFTQFKTVQTTSRLKVPFGIAQMGKSFRNEITPKNFIFRSREFEQMEMEFFVKPDDSTRWYEFWVAERLKWFESLGIRKENLRLRPHDKDELAHYAKGCTDIEYKFPWNWGELEGIADRGNYDLSQHMKTSGKDLSYFDDETKEKFVPGVVECSVGVDRTFLIMLIDAYAEEEAPTAEQGETDKRIVLRIHPKMAPFTAAVFPLSKKLAEPVHKFEHDLRQQFATDYDEVGSIGKRYRRHDEVGTPFCITYDFESQTDQKVTIRHRDTMKQERVSLDRAAAYIREQILSRS
- a CDS encoding efflux RND transporter periplasmic adaptor subunit — its product is MTRTRARLFLVVLASLLASCGGGKKPGDEGKPSASLFKKALQKPMGVTTAVAVARDVPLVLTEDGKSEASDRYQAKAPGRVKVQKILVEEGARVQPGDALVSFRDETLSLKINLAQAEIREAEAGIAAFGSPERPQAPANPVQNTEEGEIPAAVAEGNGENVNTSEARRDLYQAQMDRARAQLDLYEKLRDFSELVSPITGTIGRIEVGEGNDALEDQVILEVVRLDPLTFAFRMPVDEVSATERGAEIVVKFNAFPGQEFPAEVASVGTEGGSSNGGVEVKLKVANPDLTLKTDLQGTVEIRTQQRRKIVSVPEAAIVKTERSSYVYKVAGEKAQRVAVDIGTSSGGQVEIEKGLADGDTIIVSAEEGMDALRDGAPVELQAARAEN
- a CDS encoding phosphodiester glycosidase family protein; amino-acid sequence: MKRLLSVFLLFLPLPLQAEWKTLASGLDYESRPELSAHVFRIDPAKFRIGLLTASDFSEKALSAADYRSRGRAVLAVNGGFFDETFQAMGLLYRDGQALNPLRNAAWGVFSMSAGGAKIFHRSEWNPNGVSMALQVGPRLVVDGMVQKFKEAAPDRRSAVGVTADGKVVIAVADKPMPLPEWAVFLKKDCPNALNLDGGNSTQIAAEVEGWSLTVEGLTAVPNAVAVFPR